In a single window of the Elaeis guineensis isolate ETL-2024a chromosome 4, EG11, whole genome shotgun sequence genome:
- the LOC105043504 gene encoding B-box zinc finger protein 20, producing MKVQCDVCAAEAASVFCCADEAALCDACDRCIHSANKLAGKHRRLSLLHPSPSSSSIQSPPLCDICQEKRGILFCREDRAILCRDCDVPIHTASDLTMNHSRFLLTGVRLSSAPLPSAPPPEAGVVDDKNKDNDKHVKIKNHGNKGHENLVVVAAKEEAACSSSTTTTAPAAAAAAAAADGSNSSSISEYLIKMLPGWHVEDFLTDEAAAAADADAFSQVNEELSKGSSGLGGVGEGPPIWVPQAKYPVEECQAGHLFQGFVGSKASRQRWGDAYLRVPQMHGNKRCRTTVWYS from the exons ATGAAGGTACAGTGCGACGTCTGCGCCGCAGAGGCTGCGTCGGTCTTCTGTTGCGCCGACGAGGCCGCCCTCTGCGACGCCTGCGACCGCTGCATCCACAGCGCCAACAAGCTCGCCGGCAAGCACCGCCGCCTCTCCCTCCTCCATCCCTCGCCCTCCTCTTCTTCGATTCAGTCCCCCCCGCTCTGCGATATCTGCCAG GAGAAGAGAGGAATTCTCTTCTGCCGGGAGGACAGAGCCATCCTCTGCAGGGACTGCGACGTCCCCATCCACACCGCCAGTGATCTTACCATGAATCACAGCAGGTTCCTCCTCACCGGCGTCCGGCTTTCATCCGCCCCTCTCCCATCTGCCCCACCGCCAGAGGCAGGGGTTGTGGATGACAAGAACAAAGACAACGACAAGCACGTCAAGATCAAGAACCACGGCAACAAGGGTCATGAAAATCTTGTAGTTGTAGCAGCAAAGGAGGAGGCCGCGTGCAGCAGTAGCACAACCACCACCGCCCCCGCCGCTGCTgctgcggcggcggcggcggacggTAGCAATAGCAGCAGTATCTCGGAGTATTTGATAAAAATGCTGCCCGGATGGCACGTGGAGGATTTTCTAACCGACgaggccgccgccgccgccgatgCCGATGCTTTCTCTCAG GTAAACGAGGAACTGTCAAAAGGCAGCAGCGGGCTGGGTGGGGTGGGTGAGGGACCGCCCATATGGGTTCCTCAGGCGAAGTATCCGGTTGAGGAATGCCAGGCGGGGCACTTGTTCCAGGGGTTTGTTGGGTCCAAGGCGAGCCGGCAGCGGTGGGGCGACGCGTATTTGAGGGTGCCTCAGATGCACGGCAATAAGAGATGCAGGACTACTGTCTGGTACTCGTGA